The Fusibacter sp. A1 DNA segment TACACGCGATATCCACACCGGCCTTTTCAAGGGTCTTACCCGTTTCGATGATGTAAGGCACCGGTGATTCTCCCTCACCTAAAATGGCAGCGGTCCTATCCGGTATTTTAGGATTTGAATCGATGATGACCCTAAAATGGTCCTGATCGGTACTCACGCTTGTTCTTTCAATTAGCTTCAAATAGAATCTAGCCGTGGCTTCCGGTCCCATGCCACCTATGATTCCAATTCTCTTATCATTCATATTGGCCTCAGTCCTTTTCAATGCCGCAAACGCGATCTTTTAGAGGAGCGAATAACTGTTCCTGATCAAGGTCGGGTCTTCGCTTAGAAAGTTGCTTTAGTGCGATATGTCCCCCAAAATCCATTCCTTGACATCCTGCAAGCATGAGCACATCACCAGGCTTCACCCTTTCAAGTCCCAGTGCGATCGCATCTGGAAGCTCATCGAACAAAGTCACTTTGATCGAATGCTCTTTCATGATGTGGTTAAACACATCCAGTTCTTCCTGCAATACAACATCCTTCTTATCCACATGGGATACGCTTCTAGTTGCGATGATTTCTTTTAGACCGAGCTTTCCTGCCCAGTTGACGATCATTTCGGCGTTTTCGCGGTTGACGGTCACACCCCTGCTGCCTCTAATGGCGTACACAAGCACCAGATTCTCATAGTGCATGTAGTCCATCGTCTCAAGCGTCACCTGGATATTGCCGGCATTGGCGAAGTGGTCGTCGACGATAATGAAGTCACCTTCATGGATAAATTCAAACCTTCTTTCAACCCCTTTGTAATCCCAAAGACCTTGCTGAATCGATTTGCTGTCTATCCCTGAAACAAGCGCGATCCCTATAGCCGCTAAGGCGTTCATCACCGAATGGTAACCAGCCACCCCAAGTCTTATCTCGAAGGTTTGAGGATCCACTTGTCCGAATTTGGTTTCAAGCGTTCTTTTAAGCCGCACTTTCATGGTCGCTCTACCAGTGGATATGTCAAGTTCTTCAACGACCAGGTCGCCGTCTTTAGCTTTTACACCGTAAGTGAGCACCTTTGCAGGTGTTTCGCTAACAAGCGCCGCAGAGTAGCTATCATCCAGGTTCAGAACCGCCCATGAAGTTGCTTTCGCACGCTTGATCAGCTTTGTCTTATGTTGCAGATATGCCTCGAACGAACCATGCTGATCGATGTGTTCGTGACTGATATTGTTTAGTGCGACGACATCAAAATCGACACCGCCGATTCTATCCAGCTCGAGACCCGAAGAAGATACCTCCATCGTCACATGGCTGATATCACATTCTAGCATTTGGCTAAAATAAGTATGCAGATCCAAGGATTCAGGCGTCGTCAAGATGGACGGTATCAGTGTATCTGCGAATTTTGTCATCACCGTGCCGATGATGCCTGTTTGTTTTTGGGCAGCTTCAAAAATGGCATCGATCATAAATGAAGTGCTGGTCTTACCGTTTGTAGCGGTAATCCCGACCGTATGCATGCGTGATGACGGATGGTTGAAGTAGGTTGCAGCCATCAGCGCCAATGTCAGCCTTGAATTTGCCACTCTGATTTGCGGGATTGCAACATCGCAAAATTCCTCGACAATAGCAAGCACCGCGCCAGCCTCCATCGCATGCTTCAAATACTGATGACCGTCTGTAACATATCCCCTGATACATACGAACAGGTCGCCAGGGCTTACTTTAGCGGAATGGTAGGCAAGTGCGTGGATACTTTGAGGAACTTCCCCTTTTGACTCTATGATTTCTATTCCATCTAAAAGATTTTTGATATCCATAGCCTTCTCCTATCTCCTGGTAACCTTCTTAAATAACTTTGTCAGCAGCTGCCCCTGAAAAGCAAAAAGAGGCATCGGATCTTTGATATCCCATATCGCATATGCTTTTTTAGTAAAATAGGATTTCAGCACATGTAAAAGACTCAGCTGTTTCGCCTTAAGATAGGCTTTGACAGCCAGCATGTCTTCATACGCGTACCAGAACACGATTCCCGTATCCTTTTCAATCGCTTTTGGTTCAAGCGGGTTGCCTGTCAGTTCACGATAAGTGATATATGGCATATTAAGTCCTGCTTTTTTTACAAGGTTGTTTAAATTTGAATACCTCGTATTGATTTCTATCAGATAGAAGTCACCTGTGGTCGCATCTTTTTTGAACTCGATTTCAGCAAAGCCCTTATAGCCGACGCCTTCTAGGAATGGAGCTCCAATCTTATGCAGCTCAGGCACGTACTTCTGCGTGGTATAGACAGACGCTCCAAAGTTGATCGGATACTGTCTGTACTTCTGACAGCTTAGCCAGTGGGTCACCTTGCTCTCTTCATTCAAGTGAGCGTCATAGGTGTACATGTGGTCGTCAAAGCCTGGAATGATCCTTTGGATGATCACTTCGAGTTTCTGATTTTTAGCCTTTTCAAGCGCTTCTTTTAGTTCGGACATGCTGTATACTTTAAACATCTTCGTTCTGAATACCGCAACAAAAGCATGGGAATTCGCAGGCTTGACAAGGCAAGGAAAGCCAATCTCCTTTTCGATTCTTTCATAGAGATTGTCCATACCTGTAGTAAGCGACTCAGGCACCTTCACACCGAACTTCAGGCAATACGTGTTCAAGCTGTCCTTTTCAAGCAAGGAAGTTTGAAGCCCCTGTGGCATTCCAGGAAGCAAGAACCACTTTGAAAGCTCATCTCGGTACGCATCAGTCACTTCGACATAGGGGTCTGCACATGGGAGCAGAACCGGCTTTTCGTCTTGTTTTTTTGCATAATCTATCAGGAATGCGATAAAGGCTTCCGTATCCGTGCGGTAGTTCGGCCCGATCAATGATTCCTTCAAGTACTTCGACTTCAGTCCATAGGCGCCATCTGTCTGGTAATCCACAGCCACGACGTGTACACCCTCTTCACCAAGACTTCTGATCGCACTTAATCCGATATAGTAATTCGCTCCTAAAACCACCGCTTTATTCAATCTACTTCCTCCTATAAAAAACGCTGCCAAAATGGCAGCGATATCTTCACTTCGCTTCTTGTATTTTATCAAGATTTCGACTCAAAATAAAGACTTATCAGTGAGACTTTAGGTATTCCTCCAATGTTATTTCTTCTTCCATGATATATCTTGCGATTGTGGCGCTTCCAACATATCGATAATGCCATGGTTCATAGCCATAACCTGTGATGGCTTCTTTGCCTTCGGGGTACCGTAAAATAAATCCGTATTCGTAAGCATGCTCCATCAGCCACTCATACTCCTTCGTACCGTCAAATGTGGCTGTCAGCCCCAGTGAAACACTCTTTGCCGTGATATCAACCGCCAGCCCTGTCTGATGCTCGCTCTGTCCTGGTACGGCGATAAACCTGTTTGTGTATGCGTAACCGTTTTTTCTTACTCCTTGGCTGAACAGGGATTCCTGAAAATCATAATCCCTATACCCCGAAGACAAATAGAGAATATGTCCCGCTTTTCTCGCATCCTCGAACATCCTCTTCAGGTCACTATGGATCACATCGGATACACTGGTGTTTCCGTACTTTTGCGTCACATCCGCATGAACTATGCTTTCCGGTTTAAATCGAGCCGCAAGGTTTGTCTTCTTATTGACCAGTACAAGCATTTCCAGTGGCTCAGCTATAATCCTATCCCGGTTGTACTCCTTCAAAGTTTCTATCAGGTCAGTATCTACCGCTTTACCTCCTGACAAGCCGGGATGAAACATCCTAAATCTTAAGACCGCGCGATTGGTTTCAGCAGTCAAGAGTCCGTTTCTCGGCACATAGAACCCTGCAATTTTTAGGCTTTCCTGTAGATTCAGGATCATCTCTTTATGGATTTTTTCCTGCACATCCAGTTTTACTCCCCACTCGCCATTGTAAAATTTAATGTTCGCATCCATCAGCTTACTGTCTGGACGATCGACAAATACTTGATTGATAGCATAAGGGATATTAAGCTCTGACAAAAAATCAATCGCCCCATCGACGTCCTTTTCGCGGAGTATCTCCACTAAGGACGAGAAATAGATGCTAGTTTCCTCGGTTATCGAATCCGTTAGGAACTGTTCGTAGATTGTGACCATTTTTTGATTCATCCATAAGGTATAGCTATCCGATCGATCCGTATTAACGTTGGAATCAGCATGGATTAGAGTAAAGGCCAGGATTAAGCTGGTGATCAGGCCGAAAATTTTCTTCATAATCCGATTAGCTCATATTCACGGCTGCCTAGTCCGATTTTTTCACCGTGCTCAAGCTGCATCAGTCCATCTTCAAAGAGCGCATGTCCGTGATTTTCACGTAGCATATCATAACAAGCCTGATCGATCGCCACGGCATCAGTGCTTGCAAAAACACCAATGTCACTTGCGATAGGCTCCATTTCAGAGCCCATACAGTCGCACTCGGCGGTAATATTCATCGCATAGGTGATATATACGAACTCTTTGCCAAGCTGTGCAGCATATGCGTACTCAGCGACTTTCGCCTTAAAGTTATCCGCCGACCAGTCGTTTCTGATGGCACCCACTGGGCATACTGCTATACAACCGGCGCAGCCTACGCATTTTGTGTCATCGATGACAGCCTTGTCGGGCATGGCTATGGCATTCACATCGCATTTTTCAATACATAACCCGCAGGATACACAGTTTTTTGATGAAACGGTGGGGACCATTTTGGCGTGCTGGGCCATCTTTCCACCTCGCGAGGCGAAGCCCATGGCAAGCTGCTTGACCGCTCCCCCAAAACCTGCCATACCATGTCCCTTGAAGTGACTGCAAACCACCATCTGGTTGAACTCATCAAATGCAGAACCAATCTTACACGTAGAGAAGTATTCCTTATCAATTGCAATCTCAGAATAAGCCTCTCCCCTATCGCCATCCGCGATGATGATAGGAACTTGAGTGAAGCCATGCTCTTTTGCAAGGGCCAAATGGTTGTCTTTGGTGGTTCGATGCCCCCTGTACAGTACATTTGTTTCGATAAATGAGACTTCGTTCCCATTTTGCTTTAGATAGTCTATCACGCCATTGTAACTTACCGCGGGAACAAATGTCTTGTTTCCTTTTTCTCCAAAGTGAACCTTAATCGGTATATGCCCCTTGAACTCAATTGCTTTTTCTTTGCACAGATGAGCGAGCAGTTCACCTGCCATTCTGCTTAGTGATTCAGGTGACGGGTCCGTTATTCTCTTCATATAAACAGTGTTCATAAGCTTACCTCCATGTCATATCTATTTCACATAACTTATCATTTGCGCGATCTGAGAAACCAATTAAGGTGGTCGGTCAACTTGCAAATTAAGCCGTTTGATTTATACTATTAATTAGCAAAGGCTTTTTGCTATTAGTTTGCTAAGACTACTAGCCTCAATAAAATTAAACTACAAAGGACGAAGATATGCAATCACCTATTAAAATAATCGGTATAAAAGAAAAAAAAGAACTGGATTATCTGCATGCCTATAGTATCAGCTACTTAAATAAATCAGGGGCTCAAAAGGAATGGGAGCTCGTATCCAGACAAGGGATCGACAGACTTGAAAAAGAAATTTTTGGACACCTGGCTTTTACGGATGGTGCGATGATTTTCGCCACAGATTACGATAAGACCCATGTGGTCTTAATCAGGGAGTTCAGGGTGAGCGCAGGTAAGTATCTTTACATCTTGCCCGCAGGCCTAATCGACCCAGGCGAATCCATCGAGGACGCGTCAGTCAGAGAGTTCAAAGAAGAGACCGGTCTCGAGCTGAACGTTCACTCCGTCAGCCGGTCGCGTTATGTCTCTATCGGAATCATCAATGAAAGAATCAATGTGACCTATGGGTATTACTCAGGATCCCCTAGCAAAGCGTATCAATCCGATAACGAAGATGCTGATATCCTATTTGTAGACCGTGAAAAAGCAAAGCACATCCTGGAATCAGAGGATGTGCCCATAAGAACAGCTCTTTTACTTGAGCAGTTTTTCAAATTAAATGATTTTTTCAGGTGATTCTGCTTCCCATTTTACTGCTTTTACCCTACTTCATTTTTATGGTGCCGTTTCGACTTCTAGCTGCTCCAAATAGTTAAAAGCATCACTATGATCTTTTCCACACATTTCTTCTGAGGCTTTTAAGTCGCTGCACACTTTCGGTCTTTCGGGATGTCCGAATAGTTTACATAGGTTCTTTTCGTCAAGCTGAATGCATCTGGTCATGGACGGTTTTCCGCCCGGCATACCGGGTATGCTTGAAGAAATTGACGGTATGATACAACAGGCACCACAGCCTAATCGGCATTCAATCTGCTTATTCTCTTCTGTCATAGGCCACCTACCTGATTGACTCAGTATTTTCAAAAGGCTCGATGTGAGTCGTAATCAAGGCCCCTTCACCAAAGGTGATCATCAAATGGTTCTCGATATGAGTGGCGATCGCATGGGCTTGCGCGATATTCAAATCGGGCGAAACCAGCAGATGAAACTCTATCGCAGCGCGGTTACCAAGTCTTCTTGTCTTAATCTTGTGTACTTCTTTTACAAGACCTGGGTGCTCTTCGATTATTTTGTGTATCTCTTCCACTTCTTCTTCAGACAATGCCTTCTCAGTCAGTTCTTCAACAGCCGGCCTTAAGATTTCAAACGCCACCTTAAAGATCAGTATGCTGACCAATAAGGACGCGATAGGATCCAAAATCGTCCAATTCTTACCTAAATAATAGGCACCGCCGACACCAATAAATGTTCCTACTGATGAAAGCGCATCCGACCGATGATGCCAAGCATTAGCGATGATTGCAGAACTATGGATCTGTTCACCCGCTTTTTTTGTGTACCAGAAGAGCGATTCCTTCAGCACAATCGATATCGGTGCTGCGACAACGGCGATGAGACCCGGTTGTGGAAGAATGTTCCCTCTAAACACCAACCATATGTTGGAGATTCCCGATTTGAATATCTCAAAACCAACAACCACTAAGAAAAAACTGATGATCAAGGTGGCGATCGTTTCATATTTAGCATGCCCGTAATTGTGACATTCGTCTTCAGGTTGCTCGGTAAACTTAAAGCCGACAAAAACGACAATATCGGTCATAAAGTCAGACAAGGAATGAACTCCATCAGCAACCATCGCGCCACTTCTACCGATGATGCCGGCAGCAAGCTTTATTACCGCTAAAAACGCATTGACCCAAAAGCCTGTCCATGTCACTTTTTTTGCTTTTGCGCTTCTTTCTTTTTCTGTCATCTATTTTGCCCCCTATGCGTAAAGAGAATCCCACTGTTCAACGAGGGATTCTCATTAGTTATCAATTAGTAATCATTATACATTAGAATTCGATCAACGTCAATCCGGTCTACAGCATGTAGTTACTTAAGGGTTCCGGTCCACGTATCATTTTTCTTCTGATAAAGAGGTTGCCATCTTCGTTCGCCCGTATACGCCAATCGATCAAGGTGATATTTCCGTTTGCAATTTCAATTCCTGTGATGTTTCGTGGAAAAATACAGGAACCTGTATTGAAATAAGGCGTTTTAGGATTTGTCGCAAACTTAGGACGGTGAGTATGTCCTACAATCAGCATTTTTTGATATTTCTCAATCCACTTGGAATAGTTCTTCTCGATTTTATGTCGTTTATGCAAGTTTTTTGCGGGGCTCGCAGGATTTCTAAAACCAACAATATGCAGATAATGCCAAAAGTGTCGATTGATCGTTTTTGTCATCCTCCATACCTGGTCGTTTATAAAATCACCTTGATGTCCGTGCACGACAAAGACTTCCTTGTCCGTCGCTTTGTGCTGTAAAACGACAGCTTCATGAACAACAAGGCCTGGAAACAGCTCCGCATAATAATCGTTGTACTCGTCAAAAAACTGGTGCAGGTTGGTGGAAACATAATGCTTGAACTTCAGACTCATGTTATGGTTTCCATAAAGCATGATGAAACGTTCATCGTCATAAAATTCCTTCAACTTCATATAGGTCGCACTATGCGCAGTCCTGATATGCTTAAAATTGCTGTGTTCCCAAAGTTCATCGCCATCACCCACTTCAATATA contains these protein-coding regions:
- a CDS encoding NUDIX hydrolase; amino-acid sequence: MQSPIKIIGIKEKKELDYLHAYSISYLNKSGAQKEWELVSRQGIDRLEKEIFGHLAFTDGAMIFATDYDKTHVVLIREFRVSAGKYLYILPAGLIDPGESIEDASVREFKEETGLELNVHSVSRSRYVSIGIINERINVTYGYYSGSPSKAYQSDNEDADILFVDREKAKHILESEDVPIRTALLLEQFFKLNDFFR
- a CDS encoding Mur ligase family protein encodes the protein MDIKNLLDGIEIIESKGEVPQSIHALAYHSAKVSPGDLFVCIRGYVTDGHQYLKHAMEAGAVLAIVEEFCDVAIPQIRVANSRLTLALMAATYFNHPSSRMHTVGITATNGKTSTSFMIDAIFEAAQKQTGIIGTVMTKFADTLIPSILTTPESLDLHTYFSQMLECDISHVTMEVSSSGLELDRIGGVDFDVVALNNISHEHIDQHGSFEAYLQHKTKLIKRAKATSWAVLNLDDSYSAALVSETPAKVLTYGVKAKDGDLVVEELDISTGRATMKVRLKRTLETKFGQVDPQTFEIRLGVAGYHSVMNALAAIGIALVSGIDSKSIQQGLWDYKGVERRFEFIHEGDFIIVDDHFANAGNIQVTLETMDYMHYENLVLVYAIRGSRGVTVNRENAEMIVNWAGKLGLKEIIATRSVSHVDKKDVVLQEELDVFNHIMKEHSIKVTLFDELPDAIALGLERVKPGDVLMLAGCQGMDFGGHIALKQLSKRRPDLDQEQLFAPLKDRVCGIEKD
- a CDS encoding D-alanyl-D-alanine carboxypeptidase family protein, with the protein product MKKIFGLITSLILAFTLIHADSNVNTDRSDSYTLWMNQKMVTIYEQFLTDSITEETSIYFSSLVEILREKDVDGAIDFLSELNIPYAINQVFVDRPDSKLMDANIKFYNGEWGVKLDVQEKIHKEMILNLQESLKIAGFYVPRNGLLTAETNRAVLRFRMFHPGLSGGKAVDTDLIETLKEYNRDRIIAEPLEMLVLVNKKTNLAARFKPESIVHADVTQKYGNTSVSDVIHSDLKRMFEDARKAGHILYLSSGYRDYDFQESLFSQGVRKNGYAYTNRFIAVPGQSEHQTGLAVDITAKSVSLGLTATFDGTKEYEWLMEHAYEYGFILRYPEGKEAITGYGYEPWHYRYVGSATIARYIMEEEITLEEYLKSH
- a CDS encoding DUF362 domain-containing protein, whose translation is MNTVYMKRITDPSPESLSRMAGELLAHLCKEKAIEFKGHIPIKVHFGEKGNKTFVPAVSYNGVIDYLKQNGNEVSFIETNVLYRGHRTTKDNHLALAKEHGFTQVPIIIADGDRGEAYSEIAIDKEYFSTCKIGSAFDEFNQMVVCSHFKGHGMAGFGGAVKQLAMGFASRGGKMAQHAKMVPTVSSKNCVSCGLCIEKCDVNAIAMPDKAVIDDTKCVGCAGCIAVCPVGAIRNDWSADNFKAKVAEYAYAAQLGKEFVYITYAMNITAECDCMGSEMEPIASDIGVFASTDAVAIDQACYDMLRENHGHALFEDGLMQLEHGEKIGLGSREYELIGL
- a CDS encoding cation diffusion facilitator family transporter, which gives rise to MTEKERSAKAKKVTWTGFWVNAFLAVIKLAAGIIGRSGAMVADGVHSLSDFMTDIVVFVGFKFTEQPEDECHNYGHAKYETIATLIISFFLVVVGFEIFKSGISNIWLVFRGNILPQPGLIAVVAAPISIVLKESLFWYTKKAGEQIHSSAIIANAWHHRSDALSSVGTFIGVGGAYYLGKNWTILDPIASLLVSILIFKVAFEILRPAVEELTEKALSEEEVEEIHKIIEEHPGLVKEVHKIKTRRLGNRAAIEFHLLVSPDLNIAQAHAIATHIENHLMITFGEGALITTHIEPFENTESIR
- a CDS encoding serine/threonine protein phosphatase, which gives rise to MNTMKRLLHAYEAAIRIPFDDNSRFIFFSDVHRGDNSISDEFAHNQNIYLHALNHYFNEGFTYIEVGDGDELWEHSNFKHIRTAHSATYMKLKEFYDDERFIMLYGNHNMSLKFKHYVSTNLHQFFDEYNDYYAELFPGLVVHEAVVLQHKATDKEVFVVHGHQGDFINDQVWRMTKTINRHFWHYLHIVGFRNPASPAKNLHKRHKIEKNYSKWIEKYQKMLIVGHTHRPKFATNPKTPYFNTGSCIFPRNITGIEIANGNITLIDWRIRANEDGNLFIRRKMIRGPEPLSNYML
- a CDS encoding carboxylate--amine ligase translates to MNKAVVLGANYYIGLSAIRSLGEEGVHVVAVDYQTDGAYGLKSKYLKESLIGPNYRTDTEAFIAFLIDYAKKQDEKPVLLPCADPYVEVTDAYRDELSKWFLLPGMPQGLQTSLLEKDSLNTYCLKFGVKVPESLTTGMDNLYERIEKEIGFPCLVKPANSHAFVAVFRTKMFKVYSMSELKEALEKAKNQKLEVIIQRIIPGFDDHMYTYDAHLNEESKVTHWLSCQKYRQYPINFGASVYTTQKYVPELHKIGAPFLEGVGYKGFAEIEFKKDATTGDFYLIEINTRYSNLNNLVKKAGLNMPYITYRELTGNPLEPKAIEKDTGIVFWYAYEDMLAVKAYLKAKQLSLLHVLKSYFTKKAYAIWDIKDPMPLFAFQGQLLTKLFKKVTRR
- a CDS encoding YkgJ family cysteine cluster protein, with product MTEENKQIECRLGCGACCIIPSISSSIPGMPGGKPSMTRCIQLDEKNLCKLFGHPERPKVCSDLKASEEMCGKDHSDAFNYLEQLEVETAP